One Cellulosimicrobium protaetiae genomic region harbors:
- a CDS encoding efflux RND transporter permease subunit, with protein MSRLARLSLANRALVALATVAIAIFGVISMGSLKQELIPSLQIPTAAVVGVYPGSAPAIVEQQVTVPVETAARAVKGVEDVTSTSSTGMSVTTVQFAYGTDMDAAASQLQTAVTRLQSQLPEDVEPQVVTGSIDDLPVIQLAVSGGADDAALADTVTSSVVPALEDVEGVRSVAVSGIADQQVTVDLDPAALAAAGLSPAQVSTILQDNGVVIPAGTVSDGDRTLSVQVGTAVTTVDELAALPLVSPTAAPGTAPVALGDVATVTAGPEPATSYSRLDGENALAVAITKTPAGNTVEVSHAVQDAVDDLSGVLEAQDVRVEVVFDQAPFIEESIEGLATEGLLGLVFAVVVILLFLASLRSTLVSAVSIPLSLLVTFIVMNATGYTLNILTLGAMTVAIGRVVDDSIVVIENIKRHLSYGEEKRGAIIGAVQEVGGAITSSTVATVAVFLPIALVGGMVGELFRPFALTVAIAMLASLFVALTIVPVLAYWFIKSPPVPADPEAARLAGERARAAAEAKERRGLWQRAYVPTLRAALRHPVVTLGVSVAILAGTLALVPRLETNFLGDTGQDTLTVTESFAPGTSLEAQDAAARDVEQALLGVDGVTTVQTTVGTAGGPEAAFFGGGGSPTATFAVTLDEDADAVAAQEDVRDAVSGLGGEASEGIEVAGADAAFGSSTVDLVVRAPDTETLAAAAADVQELAEDADGAAQVTNNLASAQSTVQVTVDRDAAAAVGLTETQVAGTVAGTMSPAPIGTVNLGDGPVQVRVLAGEAPATVAELEQVVLPTAAGPVPLTQVAEVAEVEVPTSITRVDGERSATISVTPAGQDLGALTTELTTAIDGLELEGGATVEIGGVASDQADAFADLGLALLVAILIVYLVMVATFRSLLQPFILLVSIPFAATGALLLLLATATPLGVPALIGLLMLVGIVVSNAIVLIDLINQYRERGRSLDDAVMEGSRKRLRPIVMTAAATIFALTPMAIGITGGGAFISQPLALVVIGGLLSSTLLTLVVVPVLYTLAERRGEKRAARRAAKEEAAAQAEAKKAAAEEAAATA; from the coding sequence GTGTCCCGTCTTGCCCGGCTGTCGCTGGCCAACCGCGCGCTCGTCGCGCTCGCCACGGTCGCGATCGCGATCTTCGGCGTCATCAGCATGGGGTCCCTCAAGCAGGAGCTCATCCCGAGCCTGCAGATCCCGACCGCCGCCGTCGTCGGCGTCTACCCGGGCTCCGCCCCGGCGATCGTCGAGCAGCAGGTGACCGTCCCCGTGGAGACGGCCGCGCGCGCGGTCAAGGGCGTCGAGGACGTGACGTCGACGTCGTCCACGGGCATGTCCGTGACGACCGTCCAGTTCGCGTACGGCACCGACATGGACGCCGCGGCGTCCCAGCTCCAGACGGCCGTCACGCGGTTGCAGTCGCAGCTCCCGGAGGACGTCGAGCCGCAGGTCGTCACGGGGTCGATCGACGACCTGCCCGTGATCCAGCTCGCCGTGTCGGGCGGTGCCGACGACGCCGCGCTCGCCGACACGGTGACGTCGAGCGTCGTCCCGGCGCTGGAGGACGTCGAGGGCGTGCGCAGCGTCGCGGTGAGCGGCATCGCCGACCAGCAGGTGACGGTCGACCTCGACCCGGCCGCGCTCGCCGCCGCCGGGCTCAGCCCCGCGCAGGTCTCCACGATCCTCCAGGACAACGGCGTCGTGATCCCCGCCGGGACCGTCTCCGACGGAGACCGCACCCTCAGCGTGCAGGTCGGCACCGCGGTGACGACCGTCGACGAGCTCGCCGCGCTGCCGCTCGTCTCGCCGACCGCCGCCCCGGGCACCGCGCCCGTCGCGCTCGGCGACGTCGCGACCGTCACCGCGGGGCCCGAGCCCGCGACGTCGTACTCGCGTCTCGACGGCGAGAACGCGCTGGCCGTCGCGATCACCAAGACGCCCGCCGGCAACACGGTCGAGGTCTCGCACGCGGTCCAGGACGCGGTCGACGACCTCTCGGGCGTGCTCGAGGCGCAGGACGTGCGGGTCGAGGTCGTGTTCGACCAGGCGCCGTTCATCGAGGAGTCGATCGAGGGCCTCGCGACCGAGGGCCTGCTGGGTCTCGTCTTCGCCGTCGTCGTGATCCTGCTGTTCCTCGCGTCGCTCCGCTCGACGCTCGTGTCCGCGGTGTCCATCCCGCTGTCGCTGCTCGTGACCTTCATCGTCATGAACGCCACGGGCTACACGCTGAACATCCTCACCCTCGGTGCGATGACCGTCGCCATCGGTCGCGTGGTCGACGACTCGATCGTCGTCATCGAGAACATCAAGCGCCACCTGTCGTACGGCGAGGAGAAGCGCGGCGCGATCATCGGCGCGGTCCAGGAGGTCGGTGGCGCGATCACGTCGTCGACCGTCGCGACGGTCGCCGTGTTCCTGCCCATCGCTCTCGTGGGCGGCATGGTCGGGGAGCTCTTCCGGCCGTTCGCCCTCACCGTGGCGATCGCGATGCTCGCGTCGCTCTTCGTCGCGCTGACGATCGTCCCCGTCCTCGCGTACTGGTTCATCAAGTCCCCGCCCGTCCCGGCGGACCCCGAGGCCGCGCGCCTCGCGGGCGAGCGCGCCCGCGCCGCGGCGGAGGCCAAGGAGCGCCGCGGGCTGTGGCAGCGTGCCTACGTCCCGACGCTGCGGGCGGCGTTGCGCCACCCCGTGGTCACGCTCGGCGTCTCGGTCGCGATCCTCGCGGGCACGCTCGCGCTCGTGCCGCGCCTCGAGACGAACTTCCTCGGCGACACGGGTCAGGACACGCTCACCGTCACCGAGTCGTTCGCCCCCGGCACGTCGCTCGAGGCGCAGGACGCCGCCGCGCGCGACGTCGAGCAGGCGCTCCTGGGCGTCGACGGCGTCACGACCGTGCAGACGACGGTCGGCACCGCGGGCGGGCCGGAAGCCGCGTTCTTCGGCGGCGGGGGCTCCCCGACGGCGACGTTCGCCGTCACGCTCGACGAGGACGCCGACGCCGTCGCCGCCCAGGAGGACGTGCGCGACGCCGTCTCCGGGCTGGGCGGCGAGGCGAGCGAGGGCATCGAGGTCGCCGGCGCGGACGCCGCGTTCGGCAGCTCGACGGTCGACCTCGTCGTGCGCGCCCCCGACACCGAGACCCTCGCGGCCGCCGCGGCGGACGTGCAGGAGCTCGCCGAGGACGCCGACGGCGCGGCCCAGGTGACCAACAACCTCGCCTCCGCGCAGTCCACGGTCCAGGTGACCGTCGACCGCGACGCCGCGGCCGCCGTCGGGCTCACCGAGACGCAGGTGGCCGGGACGGTCGCGGGGACGATGTCGCCCGCGCCGATCGGCACGGTGAACCTCGGCGACGGCCCGGTCCAGGTCCGCGTCCTCGCGGGCGAGGCCCCGGCGACCGTCGCGGAGCTCGAGCAGGTCGTGCTGCCCACCGCGGCCGGGCCCGTGCCGCTCACGCAGGTCGCCGAGGTCGCCGAGGTCGAGGTCCCCACCTCGATCACGCGCGTCGACGGCGAGCGCAGCGCGACCATCTCCGTCACGCCCGCGGGCCAGGACCTCGGTGCGCTCACCACCGAGCTCACGACCGCGATCGACGGCCTCGAGCTCGAGGGCGGCGCGACGGTCGAGATCGGCGGCGTCGCGTCCGACCAGGCCGACGCGTTCGCCGACCTCGGGCTCGCGCTGCTCGTCGCGATCCTCATCGTCTACCTCGTCATGGTCGCGACGTTCCGCAGCCTCCTCCAGCCGTTCATCCTGCTCGTGTCGATCCCGTTCGCCGCGACGGGTGCGCTGCTCCTGCTGCTCGCCACCGCGACGCCGCTCGGCGTGCCGGCCCTCATCGGCCTGCTCATGCTCGTCGGCATCGTCGTGTCGAACGCGATCGTGCTCATCGACCTCATCAACCAGTACCGCGAGCGCGGCCGGTCGCTCGACGACGCCGTCATGGAAGGCTCGCGCAAGCGCCTGCGTCCCATCGTCATGACGGCCGCGGCGACGATCTTCGCGCTCACCCCGATGGCGATCGGCATCACCGGCGGCGGGGCGTTCATCTCCCAGCCGCTCGCGCTCGTCGTCATCGGCGGCCTGCTCAGCTCGACGCTGCTCACGCTCGTCGTCGTGCCGGTGCTGTACACGCTCGCCGAGCGCCGCGGCGAGAAGCGCGCCGCCCGGCGCGCGGCCAAGGAGGAGGCGGCAGCCCAGGCCGAGGCGAAGAAGGCCGCTGCCGAGGAGGCCGCCGCGACCGCCTGA
- a CDS encoding response regulator — MTDSAAPTRVLLVDDQALLRMGFRMILAAEDDIEVVGEAGDGETGIAQAAALRPDVVLMDVRMPGTNGIEATERIVAAQPGSRVIILTTFDLDEYAFAALRAGASGFLLKDAKPGELVGAIRAVASGDAAVSPRITRRMLEMFSGQLPQDGGAAAAPTQTGLHDPRLADLTARELEVFEALGEGLTNAEIAERFVLSEATVKTHVGRVLGKLGLRDRVQAVVLAYETGVARPS; from the coding sequence ATGACGGACAGCGCGGCACCGACCCGGGTGCTCCTCGTCGACGACCAGGCGCTGCTGCGCATGGGATTCCGGATGATCCTCGCCGCCGAGGACGACATCGAGGTCGTCGGCGAGGCCGGGGACGGCGAGACCGGGATCGCGCAGGCCGCGGCCCTGCGGCCCGACGTCGTGCTCATGGACGTCCGCATGCCGGGGACGAACGGCATCGAGGCGACCGAGCGCATCGTCGCCGCGCAGCCGGGGTCGCGCGTCATCATCCTCACGACGTTCGACCTCGACGAGTACGCGTTCGCGGCCCTGCGCGCCGGGGCCAGCGGGTTCCTGCTCAAGGACGCCAAGCCGGGCGAGCTCGTCGGCGCGATCCGCGCCGTCGCGAGCGGCGACGCCGCGGTGTCCCCGCGCATCACGCGCCGCATGCTCGAGATGTTCTCCGGGCAGCTCCCCCAGGACGGCGGCGCCGCTGCCGCTCCCACCCAGACCGGTCTGCACGACCCCCGCCTCGCCGACCTCACCGCGCGCGAGCTCGAGGTCTTCGAGGCGCTCGGCGAGGGGCTGACGAACGCCGAGATCGCCGAGCGCTTCGTCCTGTCCGAGGCGACCGTCAAGACCCACGTCGGCCGCGTGCTCGGCAAGCTCGGCCTGCGCGACCGCGTCCAGGCCGTCGTCCTGGCGTACGAGACGGGCGTCGCCCGCCCCTCCTGA
- a CDS encoding ABC transporter permease subunit, which produces MSATTLAPGATSPTASRTSPYRLTFGHVLRSEWIKFRSLRSTWWTIGTTIVVMVLFSMSMAASLNFAAETPEMAAEMGNISTVQAIVLGYIFAQLSVAVLGALVITGEYSTGMIRSTLSAVPTRLPALWAKAGIIGVVTFVVGVVGIALSYLVTMPMLSGNDLVPDLGDSVVQRVVLACAGYLALVALVAVGVGTIMRHSAGSIFTLVAFLFVLPLVASFLSQDWVQDIAKFLPMNLATAMMAVTEADAGGVEVLSPGGATIAMVVWAVVSLGAAAVVLKRRDA; this is translated from the coding sequence ATGAGCGCCACGACCCTCGCCCCCGGCGCCACGAGCCCGACGGCGTCCCGCACGTCCCCCTACCGCCTCACGTTCGGCCACGTGCTGCGCTCGGAGTGGATCAAGTTCCGCTCGCTGCGCTCCACGTGGTGGACGATCGGCACGACGATCGTCGTCATGGTGCTGTTCAGCATGTCGATGGCCGCATCGCTCAACTTCGCCGCCGAGACGCCGGAGATGGCCGCCGAGATGGGCAACATCTCGACCGTCCAGGCGATCGTCCTGGGCTACATCTTCGCCCAGCTCTCCGTCGCGGTGCTCGGCGCGCTCGTCATCACCGGCGAGTACTCCACCGGGATGATCCGTTCGACCCTCAGCGCGGTCCCCACGCGCCTTCCCGCGCTCTGGGCCAAGGCCGGCATCATCGGCGTCGTGACGTTCGTCGTCGGGGTCGTCGGCATCGCCCTGTCCTACCTCGTGACGATGCCCATGCTGTCCGGGAACGACCTCGTCCCCGATCTCGGCGACTCCGTCGTGCAGCGTGTCGTGCTCGCGTGCGCCGGCTACCTCGCGCTCGTCGCGCTCGTCGCGGTCGGTGTCGGGACGATCATGCGGCACTCCGCAGGATCCATCTTCACGCTCGTCGCGTTCCTCTTCGTGCTGCCCCTCGTCGCGAGCTTCCTCAGCCAGGACTGGGTGCAGGACATCGCCAAGTTCCTCCCCATGAACCTCGCGACCGCGATGATGGCCGTGACGGAGGCGGACGCCGGCGGCGTCGAGGTCCTGTCGCCCGGTGGCGCGACGATCGCGATGGTCGTCTGGGCCGTGGTCTCCCTCGGTGCCGCAGCGGTCGTGCTCAAGCGCCGGGACGCGTGA
- a CDS encoding ABC transporter ATP-binding protein has product MIEARGLTKRYGPKTAVDGITFTVRPGTVTGFLGPNGAGKSTTMRMIMGLDRPTAGTVTVNGRPYAQHRSPLTEVGALLDAKAVHTGRTAYNHLLAMAATHGIPTKRVDEVIDMTGLQSVAKKRVGGFSLGMGQRLGIASALLGDPKTLILDEPVNGLDPEGVLWVRNLARYLASEGRTVFLSSHLMSEVALTADHIVVIGKGRIIADAPVSDIVNGAQQRTVRVRTPHATQLAELLTSDGATVTSDEPSLLVVTGADAPGIGELAAAKGFVLHELTPVTSTLEDAYMALTADSVEYQTESAQAHIGHGAAGAPAGAPAPSDSLEGAQR; this is encoded by the coding sequence ATGATCGAAGCACGCGGCCTGACCAAGCGGTACGGGCCCAAGACCGCGGTGGACGGCATCACGTTCACCGTGCGTCCCGGGACCGTGACCGGCTTCCTCGGCCCCAACGGCGCCGGCAAGTCCACGACCATGCGCATGATCATGGGCCTGGACCGTCCGACCGCGGGGACCGTCACCGTCAACGGGCGCCCGTACGCGCAGCACCGCTCCCCCCTCACCGAGGTGGGCGCGCTGCTCGACGCGAAGGCCGTCCACACCGGGCGCACCGCCTACAACCACCTCCTCGCGATGGCGGCGACGCACGGCATCCCGACCAAGCGCGTCGACGAGGTCATCGACATGACCGGCCTCCAGTCGGTCGCGAAGAAGCGGGTCGGCGGCTTCTCGCTCGGCATGGGGCAGCGCCTGGGCATCGCGTCCGCGCTGCTCGGCGACCCGAAGACGCTCATCCTCGACGAGCCCGTCAACGGCCTCGACCCCGAGGGCGTCCTGTGGGTGCGCAACCTCGCGCGCTACCTCGCGTCGGAGGGCCGCACGGTCTTCCTGTCGAGCCACCTCATGAGCGAGGTCGCCCTCACGGCCGACCACATCGTCGTCATCGGCAAGGGCCGCATCATCGCGGACGCCCCGGTGAGCGACATCGTCAACGGCGCGCAGCAGCGCACCGTCCGGGTGCGCACGCCGCACGCGACGCAGCTCGCCGAGCTGCTCACGAGCGACGGCGCGACCGTCACGAGCGACGAGCCGAGCCTGCTCGTGGTCACCGGCGCGGACGCGCCCGGGATCGGCGAGCTCGCCGCCGCGAAGGGCTTCGTCCTGCACGAGCTCACGCCCGTCACCTCGACGCTCGAGGACGCCTACATGGCCCTCACCGCCGACTCGGTCGAGTACCAGACCGAGTCCGCGCAAGCCCACATCGGCCACGGTGCGGCGGGCGCGCCCGCGGGCGCCCCGGCCCCCTCCGACTCCCTCGAAGGAGCGCAGCGATGA
- a CDS encoding histidine kinase, which translates to MTSPLTTPPTPDEPTARPASAVARPDAAPQGAPGPVAPLPLRAAPEPFTELDARRLGPVRRYFARHPVVMDWVIVAVFVVPGVLYALLAEQPGGSTSLSLVFFLLGGALLYWRRRRPVTVALGLAALGVVAIAVTGDTAGFEVAGMFAVYAVAASRPSRIAWPVLAIVVLSLSAATLLWYDIVTTADGEVLRQSVEPGRATVDRVVGILVTTILCLIALAIGTNVRARRQHVSDLVERANSIARDRDQQAQLAAAAERTRIAREMHDVVAHSLTVMVALADGAKASGAKNPELAGHALDELTATGRAALADMRRVLGVLREPGGEQTVPLAPAHETPELEEIVERFRTAGLPVRLVRSGPQPTPGPALRQTAHRIVQESLTNVLRYAPLSPMVLVEVSRRAEPGADWLELRVVNQAGRRPGEGDGADGRDLPPSVAAQHPPGVPVGTGRGIIGMRERAAVYGGTVSAGPSGTGWEVRASLRLDLDPGRQDGGRDDGRERT; encoded by the coding sequence GTGACCTCCCCGCTCACCACCCCGCCGACGCCGGACGAGCCCACCGCTCGTCCGGCGTCGGCCGTGGCGCGCCCGGACGCCGCCCCGCAGGGTGCACCAGGTCCGGTCGCCCCCCTCCCCCTGCGGGCCGCGCCCGAGCCCTTCACCGAGCTCGACGCCCGGCGCCTCGGCCCCGTGCGTCGATACTTCGCGCGCCACCCCGTCGTCATGGACTGGGTGATCGTCGCGGTGTTCGTCGTGCCGGGCGTGCTCTACGCGCTCCTCGCGGAGCAGCCGGGCGGCTCGACGTCGCTGTCGCTCGTCTTCTTCCTCCTCGGCGGCGCGCTGCTGTACTGGCGACGCCGCCGGCCCGTGACCGTCGCTCTCGGGCTGGCCGCCCTGGGCGTCGTCGCGATCGCCGTCACCGGCGACACCGCCGGGTTCGAGGTCGCCGGCATGTTCGCCGTCTACGCGGTCGCGGCGTCGCGGCCGTCACGCATCGCCTGGCCCGTCCTCGCGATCGTCGTCCTCTCCCTCTCCGCCGCGACGCTCCTCTGGTACGACATCGTCACCACCGCCGACGGCGAGGTGCTGCGCCAGAGCGTCGAGCCCGGTCGCGCGACCGTCGACCGCGTCGTCGGCATCCTCGTCACCACGATCCTGTGCCTGATCGCGCTCGCGATCGGCACCAACGTGCGCGCTCGTCGCCAGCACGTCTCCGACCTCGTCGAGCGCGCCAACTCCATCGCGCGCGACCGGGACCAGCAGGCGCAGCTCGCCGCCGCCGCCGAGCGCACGCGCATCGCCCGGGAGATGCACGACGTCGTCGCGCACTCCCTCACGGTCATGGTCGCCCTCGCGGACGGCGCCAAGGCGTCGGGCGCGAAGAACCCCGAGCTCGCGGGGCATGCTCTCGACGAGCTCACCGCGACCGGACGTGCCGCGCTCGCCGACATGCGCCGCGTGCTCGGCGTCCTGCGCGAGCCCGGCGGCGAGCAGACCGTGCCGCTCGCGCCGGCGCACGAGACGCCCGAGCTCGAGGAGATCGTCGAGCGCTTCCGCACCGCGGGCCTGCCCGTGCGCCTCGTGCGCTCCGGTCCCCAGCCGACGCCCGGCCCCGCGCTGCGCCAGACGGCGCACCGCATCGTCCAGGAGTCCCTGACGAACGTGCTGCGCTACGCCCCCCTGTCCCCCATGGTGCTCGTCGAGGTCTCGCGCCGGGCCGAGCCCGGGGCCGACTGGCTCGAGCTGCGGGTCGTCAACCAGGCGGGCCGTCGCCCCGGGGAGGGCGACGGCGCCGACGGTCGCGACCTGCCGCCTTCGGTCGCGGCGCAGCACCCGCCCGGCGTCCCGGTGGGGACCGGCCGCGGCATCATCGGGATGCGCGAGAGGGCGGCCGTGTACGGCGGTACGGTGTCGGCGGGGCCGAGCGGCACCGGCTGGGAGGTGCGGGCGAGCCTGCGCCTCGACCTCGACCCCGGCCGCCAGGACGGCGGACGCGACGACGGACGGGAACGCACATGA